The following are from one region of the Brienomyrus brachyistius isolate T26 chromosome 4, BBRACH_0.4, whole genome shotgun sequence genome:
- the LOC125740221 gene encoding uncharacterized protein LOC125740221 isoform X2 has protein sequence MSAVGTLRRSQSMKELSTGYSRSWMDTDFRPAKKSVSQLIKQYQSSADVRSTGSEDKQKFSTQREETFQGKMEAMLQRCEARRHDWDSPTRGWYSGLSRSRSMEHLHLRELTGTSALRELFESKAAPWKDFGSSPGLNRTHSTNRTASPRWRGPQSVTTTSAGKETLVQRASMVKLERRKSISGTPVTWEKTPSGGRGEYRGLRL, from the exons ATGAGCGCGGTCGGCACCCTGAGGAGGTCTCAGTCCATGAAGGAGCTCTCTACAGGGTACAGCAGGTCATGGATGGACACAGATTTCAGGCCTGCAAAGAAGTCTGTCTCCCAGCTGATCAAACA GTATCAGAGCTCCGCTGATGTAAGAAGCACAGGTTCAGAGGACAAGCAGAAG TTTTCTACTCAAAGAGAGGAGACATTCCAAGGCAAGATGGAGGCCATGCTGCAAAGGTGTGAGGCTAGACGCCATGATTGGGATTCTCCTACCAGAGGGTGGTACTCGGGTTTGTCCCGGAGCCGGTCCATGGAGCATCttcacctgagagagctgacaGGGACCAGTGCACTGAGGGAACTGTTCGAGTCCAAGGCTGCCCCCTGGAAGGATTTCGGCAGCAGCCCAGGTCTGAACAGGACACATTCAACCAATCGCACGGCGTCACCAAGGTGGCGAGGACCACAGAGTGTCACCACCACATCAGCTGGAAAGGAGACCCTGGTCCAG AGGGCGAGTATGGTTAAACTAGAGAGGAGGAAGAGCATCAGCGGAACGCCCGTGACCTGGGAGAAGACCCCAAGCGGTGGGAGGGGTGAGTACCGGGGGCTGCGTCTATAG
- the LOC125740221 gene encoding uncharacterized protein LOC125740221 isoform X1 codes for MMVNHGYAPPQFSEQIRTWQPCSGSPGGNHERGRHPEEVSVHEGALYRVQQVMDGHRFQACKEVCLPADQTFSTQREETFQGKMEAMLQRCEARRHDWDSPTRGWYSGLSRSRSMEHLHLRELTGTSALRELFESKAAPWKDFGSSPGLNRTHSTNRTASPRWRGPQSVTTTSAGKETLVQRASMVKLERRKSISGTPVTWEKTPSGGRGEYRGLRL; via the exons ATGATGGTTAACCACGgctatgcccccccccagttttCAGAGCAGATCAGGACTTGGCAACCCTGCAGTGGGTCTCCCGGTGGTAACCATGAGCGCGGTCGGCACCCTGAGGAGGTCTCAGTCCATGAAGGAGCTCTCTACAGGGTACAGCAGGTCATGGATGGACACAGATTTCAGGCCTGCAAAGAAGTCTGTCTCCCAGCTGATCAAACA TTTTCTACTCAAAGAGAGGAGACATTCCAAGGCAAGATGGAGGCCATGCTGCAAAGGTGTGAGGCTAGACGCCATGATTGGGATTCTCCTACCAGAGGGTGGTACTCGGGTTTGTCCCGGAGCCGGTCCATGGAGCATCttcacctgagagagctgacaGGGACCAGTGCACTGAGGGAACTGTTCGAGTCCAAGGCTGCCCCCTGGAAGGATTTCGGCAGCAGCCCAGGTCTGAACAGGACACATTCAACCAATCGCACGGCGTCACCAAGGTGGCGAGGACCACAGAGTGTCACCACCACATCAGCTGGAAAGGAGACCCTGGTCCAG AGGGCGAGTATGGTTAAACTAGAGAGGAGGAAGAGCATCAGCGGAACGCCCGTGACCTGGGAGAAGACCCCAAGCGGTGGGAGGGGTGAGTACCGGGGGCTGCGTCTATAG